The genomic interval ATGCTGGATTATGCATCACAacctctttataattataactaatgtaaattatcaggaaaacaacttaaaaacttaaaagctTTAAGATTACAAGTAAACTAGCATCTACCTAAGTAGTAGTAGCATGTATTAGGTACACACttcctattttatattatcactaacggtccgccccggcttcgcccgcgacACATCTTCAAAATGGACgtgcagttcctgagattagcgcgttcaaacaaacatacaaactcttcagctttatagtattagtatagatgtaaaTTATCAGGaaaaaacgatttaaaaatttcatgctTTAAGAATACAAGTAGAAAAGTACCTAGATTACCTATTTTATATCACGATTGGCTATTTTTcttatctgtggtatataaatttcaatgattatgttgacaaatgacaatgatctgtttaaaatgtcaaataaatgcCGATATATTTTTGTCGCGAATTTTCATTGCGacgtatttagtatttaattgaattcgtTATTGGAAAATGGTGCTGAATAAATTACGGCTAGTCAGTTTAGCTGTGTGGCGGTCGCCTGTAAATTTAAACGCTAGAAAATTTTCGTGCACaaggtaaatatatatctgAGGAAGTATACAGCTTTTATGtactaataaaaatcacatttgtcttttttaatttagattaagCTAGTTTTATTAAGCTTACAttagtttgttatatttgcagtgaataaataataaattttcgccGTGTAAAATACATAAGAGATAGGTTACcttttctgttatatttttaagttatgttCGCCACAAAGCAGCGTATGAGGGTGATGGAAAAACCACAGTGCGGGTAATCAATATGGAGCAGGACCTCGGCCTGATGATAGACTCCTATGGTACGGTAggtatatctataattattaaactcaTTAATCTTAAAACTCAAACATGGAGAATGCTGAATTACCATTTCCTTTACCTCACCCTTCTTAGTCCATTTCCtctttccagttgtcaatCCTGTCCTTATCCCTTTGCCCTTGAAAGCGGGTAGCATATGTGCATTTGACTATTTCTAGAAGCAGTTTTGATTTGTGATAACATATTGataaacaatgaaacaatgataaaaaattatttaaccaaaagtataattattgggattttttttctgtaaattattccattagacattacattttataaatacactaaTTCTACTCTTTCTGTTCTAGTTTGGTTTCCGTTTGAACAATGGACTGACCGTACTTGGGCCTATGGCTATATTCCCAAGGTGAGTTTCAGAGTTGACagatgaattaataataatgatacaatatttatctttGTCGATTGCAGAAAGTAAAGtctatgcattatttattacattatctattactagctattgcccgcagcttcgcactcgttaaattcagagtagtttaatagatgttattatacatataatcctTCCTCTTGAGTctctctatctataaaaaaacccatcaaaatccttatcgtagttttaaaaatttaagcatacacagggaaatagggacagagaaagcaactttgttttatcctatgtagtgatatcaatgtaatattgttgacttatcgtactaatattacaaatgcgaacgtttgtaaggatgtgtgtgtgtttgttgctcattcactactgaaccaattgcaatgaaattggttcttagacagctggacaactggaataacatgtaggcaactttttatattgatattctcACAAGCAAGCAATCTGTAGTGTTATTTAGAAACAAGTCTTCAACAATATTTCAGAACAGTGCTGTCTTGGCAAGTGCACAATGCAGACGAGATAACGGCCGAGTCTCTCACATTTTTCAGATTGCTTGTGCCGAAGATTGATCTTGTGGTAAGTTGCTATATCAATAAAGTAtatccattcctttattcccgttgtcaatcctttccttatcctttaccccttgAAAACGGGCAGCAATGCATTACAATGGAAcagcctctgcaaatgttcacggagggtggtgattgcttaccaccAGGTTGTTATTGCATAAATGAcacatttctttaattatataagtttctTTATGAAAAAGTAATTTGTGACTATGCTATACACATGAGGctcttattttcttttaggTGGTATACATTATGACATTTAGTGTACATTGTTTTTCAGATCTTAGGCCTAGACTCGAAGGAGCGACAGACACTGAACTCAGTGTTTAGAGCCAGTCGGGAAGCTAAACTCAACGTTGAGATACTGCCGACGGAACACGCGTGCTCAACTTTCAACTTTCTCAACGCTGAGGGCAGGTATATACTCGAACGCAATCCGTAACTGACAATAGATTTCTTTTTACACatgttcgttttattttaagtgacGTCCCAAAAACAAAGGAGGTTggttcttaattcgactgtttCTGTTTGGTTTTAGCACTCGactttttttgtgttttataataaattgttgtcatttagttccattttagaatcaCGAGTGGTCCCTCCTCGCCAGAGACGTCAATACTAAAATACTAAAAGAAAGGTCTTCTTTcagtagaaaattattatctaatagaaaatatttactaaatattatgtataagaaacgctataaatttatcaagCGTTGATTAACAATAAgacgaatttaattttgaattgttttaaacCGACTCCAAAAATGGAGAGATTATGTCAGAACTATCGACTGGCTttactgattttgatgattcatttTCTAAGCTGGTGCCCcccgtttaaattaaatttgtgtcTGTTATAATGTGCTTTAGtttattgtaaagaaaaatacatttttatattttagatcaGTGGGCGCAGCGATGATTCCTCCAAAACACATAGAACTAAACGAAGATGACATGTTAGTGTCGAAACTGCACTATGGAAAGTTGTACGAGCGTTCGGACCTTTTGTAGGGACATACCAACATACGAAATAACGCATGCGCGATAACATAAGGCACACCacaaattcatacaaattttataaacaaagtgTGTAACGCTTTTACGGGCAAATTACTGCACCCATTTGGATGAAATGTTGAAAGACAATAGTTGGAAGACCCAGAGCCAGTTGAACACCCAGGGAGTGAATTTTGTGTCTTGGTATTGTATGATTAGTATCATAGTtcttatagataaataattaatgttttttttttgtaaatagtagattataccaataaatgttatgaacattaatttgtgttttatttattcaaaattttcgaaaagaaatcaatataagtatataaatctTCTAGTTGGTACCTTTGTCGGAAAAAGCTGTtgtggttttaaaatatatattgaagataatatattatgttaaataaaatataataaattggctATTCGCACCGGCTTCGCGCGTGGTACTTGTATAACCTATGTCACTAAGTAAAGTAGCAGCTTTCTTATagtgaatgattttttaaacttagtCTTTTAGTACTTTTACTTAGTACCTAGTTTAATAAGGCCAAcaagcatatttatttaaattttagttttatagcattgaattgctttataaatgagaaattttgaaagaatagaaaaaatttgatcacgaggcaggatttgAACCAGCGttttttgcctaaccgtagcaacgcctagcctctcggccaatCGTGATCCGAGCCgatctattctttcaaaatttctcaagcaTATTTATTCTTCTCTATCTATAGTCGTGTTTACCGATACCGAACATACATGCGAAAATAATTGTCTAAAAGCATGACCCActcttttcatttcattacgTTTCTTTATGACTttgataaacttattttatttacttatgaaTTTAGAAGAAGTGTACACAACACTACGCGGTGCGAGCGATGGAGATTTAGCCGGATTCTCAATTATACTGAAATGGTCTGTTAAATGCGAAATAGTAGATGGCAGAATAATATCAGAGGACTTCTTCATAAGATCCTACGAACGACTTGATCCTAATCGAGAAGGTTTAACGTTGGTACAATTCATTCAATTGATCGGTATTTTGGCGCGAGAATCAAGACAGGATGTTGATGCGTTTTGTAATCGGTTCGAAAATGTAAAAGAACAGATTATAGAAGATATCAGGCGCAGACATTAATTGAGGtgatcatttaaaattattgtgtaaaCCAACGATATTATATAGCGTTTTATAGccgcattaaaattattttcaatgatttttaaacattttgttaaacGCCATCtagtttcaaataatgtaaatatgctATATACATTGGGAACTATGAAAACTTCACcagtgtgtttgtatgtaaccaactcctttagactcgattttgactcactttaaatggacaggtttaattcaaactttgtacacttatcaaggattggtgacaacacattattttttatttataaaaacaacatatcaCTGGTGATAGAATGTGTATACTTAATTCTTCTGATTTAAGTAAGTTTCTGGTTTTCTCAAGTCAATGAAAtgggtaaaaataaaacaaacacatacttatgatattttaatcttaCATTAACCTTAAGAGTtactataacaaaaattaatattcatacttgtcaacaaaaaaaaaagatattctGTTTTCACACTACAATCTAACCTGTATATCTTCGCAAAAAGACctcaaaaaaaaactgcttttACAGTAACTCGTAAATAAGAAAagtacaaaaaacaaaatgtcggATGGTTGTGAAACCATTATTGATAACAttaggtacatatttaaagaattatttaccAAATGAAATACAGACTATACctaaatatttgaacaaattacatgttttgtaatttttaatctgtgctataatttatcatttacctTCTATCTTTAAAGCTGttcaaatgtcaaaaaatttaaccTATGGCTATGTGTAGCtaataattattgcttttactttttatccaatattaaatttatatttagagtAACTTGAACAAATCAGGCTTAGCTTTGAAGATAGCATTTTTATAAGTCACATTctttattagtaatttaaatcaaataaattttgtagatACAAACAAATCATTAATCACCATACAACTATCATACATAattggtgaaaaaaaaaacttctataAAGAAGCTCTGTATAGTCTTAATTTGACTACAATAAGaagaaaagttatttatgtaacacaTCACACAATATTGGAATTCTATCATAAGATTTTTCTGGGCTATTAAATAAGcttagattgtttttttttatttaacctaATAAAAACCCAGTCAAATCATACTGTTTGGTGCTAAGTGAATACTTGTTCTATCAAGTAAAgtactttacaaaatatgaatagGTTCGAGGCTTATttctacattatattaattatttgaaacaatacCTGGCTATCTAATTATAATTCCACTCGTAaatttccattaaatattactagaAGAGAGATCAAATATAGATGTTATAATGtgcttgaaatatattttttcattgccACTAAAACAACATTTTGATCCACTTACAAACCTCCATTCAACTCACAAATAGCGTGTGACATGTTACAAGGTAAGTCAATGTTTATCTTACATACATCTATAACTACACACTCTGTCCGGCCGCTTGACGTAAtagaacatatattttttctttgatcCAATCTTTATTGTATGGTGCGTAGGTATTAGTTGATTTTTGGTAAACAAGGCAACTGAGGTCTGCCAACTGAAAGAAACACGAGACGAGTTAATTTGGGTGTCCCATTGCGGGGTAGggcattatatatatatagaatttaaagacatttttaattaagaattgcCTACAACTAatacagaaaattttatatagagcTTGCCAAGTAATGTATacttagtaattttaattacaataatttataactcaatGAGTtaagaaatcataaaataataaaaatattaaacaataattaatcattacaatatgcaattacagtattttatattaactaaaaaCAGGACCCTTACAGGGCATAGTCCCTTCAAGTCAGTCACTTCAGTAGATTACAGGGTAAGGCTTGGCTTCACCTAGGTCCATGAGGTTTCTTCAGCTCTCACAAACTACTTAGCTTCATGGAGGAGCTGGGATATTATTTCGTAGGTATAATAGAAGTAAAAACACACCACACCATTTTAGTGACATTTTCAAACATgacttttatatgaaactgtGCATCTGGGACTATTTTTTcctttgtattgtatatatctcaatataattagcatatttctattttaatattttgttatatactttGTTACCAAATTGACAAATTGTGTGCATGTAATTAACAATACAGTAGACTTAAAagtaatctatataaaaaaatatctatgtttgttatatatacattgttggaaattttaaaatgaataaattactgTGGTCCTATTAATATGCATATACATTGTGAGACCAGGGTAAATGTGTTGTAGCTATCTGCTctcagttataattatatcctGAAGTCAAAGAACACAGAAATTATTCCCTGAAAATTCCTTATTACTCAGgattgtgaattttattaaatatcaaacattTGATTACATATGAAAATCTTCAATTGAAACCCATAACATggtaattattcataaaccaTTTCAATATTGTTCTACCCTCTTTCAAATTTAcgtgattaaattatatatcaaaaagAATGTGGAGGAATTCTATTATATGTAATGCCATTAAAGCTCATGCTAAAATTTTTGGGACTTAATTCACATTCGTAAGTGCTGTGGGTAAAAACCTTTAAACTTTTaagtttacttatttttttacataaacctagtaataaacaaacacacaagtATAATTACATGTCGAATCATATCAAACttcatgaataataaaatgttgcagCAGAAAACACCTTGTCAGCATTTCTAACTACGCATCTTTGTTTATGAAGCTAAAGCGTTTCATAGAAATGGAATATGATACTCACTTGGTCGATAAAATCGAATAATTGCGATATGTCGTAAGTTATTGTAGGTGTATTTGGATTTCTTCGCTTCAAATGTTCTTCGTAAATCTTACATACACCTTCCATACAGTCATTTACGCTTTCATAGTCTGAATAGGTTCGTGTTTCAGGCTTAGAACCCGGTtgtactaataatattgtatgagACTGCAAACAGAAAAACATAACCTGACTTTACCgccattttttaagtttagaaTCCAATTTTACCACGGAATAATAGTTGATTTATGTAGTCTTATATATAGCGCAATATCACTTACCATTTCTTTAAGTTAAAGTTAACAAttgttaaagtattttattacaaaaataagcCTAGCAAACGCCAAAAATCTTTCCAGAACGCGTTCACGAATCTGTAATTACAAACTGTGTTGCCAACTTGCTAATTGACGGCACTTGCCATTTAAAGTGCTTTATTTTTCGTTGATGTCAAGTGCGAATGGGACCCATGTTCTGCGGTTTGTCAAGCTAGAGTTGTCAATATAGAGATTAAAAAtcacttaaattttaaaggaaaaatgCTTATGctgtatttttacaaaatgatGATACTCATGATGAAGATGATTGAATCTGACAATAGCAATGATTACCTACCTAATCAACCGAGTTGCAAGTATATTCATCCTCAAGGAGTGCTCATTTGagttatctaaaaatataaatttttttcatcgttaaaaaaaacacattgattttttttttttgagaaatcATGGCTTGttcatttatgattatttaaaactaaattggaCATGTGCTTACATTTTCTTCTTCctcaaattattgttttagaaaatttaaaaatttaacaattattttatctgcgAAGGGAAAATTGAACAGATTTTATTCTTTCTCGGGAAAAATAGAATTAGTAACTTGTAGCTGGCAGCACTACaaacattagaaaaaaataatttccaagGAGAAGTGAAACGCGAAAGTCGTGGACATATCCTGcgaattaataatttcgtgctttttttattattatatctgatTAAACAAGTATATTTTACATGGATTTTTGTGCGTGACAAACgtgttttagtatttaaaatgattattgaaAATCCAGATGTGTTTAAAAGTTGGTTGACGTCCATATTGGAACCCCTGTGAGTACTTTTTCGGCcatgtttatattatcactTATTTCGCAAAATCCGTACAACTAACacaaatttatcattaattttaacacattttacaataaaaacaataattacgaATACACTTttatcactaatattattacccGAGTGTCACGTTACAATTTCGTAATCAGGCTCGACGAAGCGATTTTGACATTTAGAAACTTATCAAAGTTATTTTCGACACATATAAGTATTATCAATAGATCTAatcaattgtaaatttatttttacgtggATTTTTCCTATGGTGAAATTcgacaaattgaaaattaaaaagcactAGAGCTAAAGTAGGCATAACCTAAAAACTAACTTTCGAATTTCTTCAAGATGCATAATATGGatgatagaaaataattatagattaattatcacatcataacatatttacactagatttcaattttatttcattcaatttaggttcaattattagaaatatttataatgcaatttattgtatactatatataatattatatattatatcatgttTACTCAGACaatgattattttagttattacaCCCTGCTTTCaggttaattaataatatgtaaaacgtGTAcatcaatatacatataataaaactagcaTCACCCCGGTTTCGTctgtggtacataatatatagcctatagcacttgTAGATTATGCATCCAatccaatggtgaaataaatttttaaagttgaaATATTCAGAGATTTCCCCTGTAATctcacaaacacacaaattcaCATACTTTTCctctttttattaagtatggATATAgaggttatttaataaaaattacagattaaaaaagtaatggcaaattaaaatattttttaagaatgaaaaaagaaagttATGAACATTGGATTTGTAAATTCCTGGTAGTATCATCATTGGTTAATAATCCatcacaatattaatttttgagtaaaaaaaaaattacataaatattgtaagaaaTATGTAACACATAATATTGTTCAAATAGTAATCATCACTTAtgaactaatataaaaagcttttaagtTAACCACCAGAATTCAGAGTGTCaaacaattatacatacactcgcaaaaaaaaaacacagcaCTCCTTTTTGTACAATTGGTTGAACTGCTATCACCACTTTGTTTAACTTTATTCAGATCATTTTTAGACAAACTATAAATACATTCGACTcacagatttattattttggtaacattgtaaaattatctatttttgaACTAGCAATGTTGCCACACAGATGGTTTAAATATAGCGCAAtgcatgtgtttgtttgtgtttattttaataatttcatgtgtGTGATAtgtctatataaatagaattaagtTTTAAGTTTCTTACGTACAATTACAGGGGCCCTTACAGGTCATGGTCCCTTTAACAAGCGTCTCGTTAACTTAGGGATTACTGACAGTCCGTTATGTAGAGCGTGCATGACGACTGAAGAAACGGCAGCCCACGTGATCATGGAATGCACGGCTCTTGCGGAGTACAGGGCAAGGCATTTGGGTTGTCCTAGGTCCCTCCCTGAGGTTTTCAGCAGCCCTCACAAGCTGCTTAGCTTCATGGAGGAGCTGGGATGGTTCCAGCTTTGACTGGCTACCCCCCTCcttttctttcacgcaaaataggcGCTTGACGTCGAGTTGCGGAAAACGAgcccgtattattattattattaagttttaagtGAACTAATAAGAGAGTTAAATGGCTGCTTGGTATGGTTTTGGCCGTGAAGCATAAGATTGATTGGGGATTATGCtagagtttaaaaatatatatttcaaaattggtTAGTTAGTATCATTATTGTGTAGttgaattatttactttttatgtttcgcaagtaaaaaatttattttactatcatatatttagtgataaaactcttaaataattcaattagatTACTATAGAATTTTTCATTGACTTTTTATGGCGGggaaatgtacatttatttgtgtgtAAACAGAATAGTAATTTTGTAGGAATCTTGCATTGATtgcaatttttaacaaatgtacaaaaaattatgataaaccCATATCATTATTTGTCTAGGTCATTATGGTACAGTATGGCCTAATTCTGGCAACACTTTAACTAACTAATCCtcctataattataaatggcgaaatgtatggatgtttgtcttTATCTCTATCACATGAAACAAGCTCATTGTATCTGtagaaatttggtatagatatTAGTCTGGACTAGCACATGGCTACTTTTTAGCCAGATACCACACGAGCGACGCCGCGGATTACAGCTAGTAGGATAATATGTTCTTTCCCATCAAGTTGTATAACTGGCATTTATATGAGGACCTAAATTTAGAAAGGCTCAGGGttgaaattttctaattttattatcaaaggGTCTATGAGAATgtgaatacatataaaagtaataattttttccaaaattaGTATCTTACTGTTCATATATAAGGCGCATTGCTAAGAAATGTATCTATATGAATGTGataagaaatgtatttttttatatgcacacaacataataatgtatgaagCACATAATATGTGTTACCAActcaaatgttattatttttaataagaaaaactcGTAATTTCAGCTGCGACGCGGACCCAGCTGCTCTCGCCAAGTACGTGTACGCTCTCGTCAAAAAAGACAAACCCCTGGAGGAGTTGCGCGATGGTATGCTAGACCAGTTGGATGTTTTTTTGCAACAAGGTAATGTGGTTAAATTGATAATTCCTATGATtacaatatgttttcttttcaaaCTACTTCAAAAGTCCtggcctgatggtaagctccaccactgcccatgaacatttggagagtaGTAGTAGTGAAAGGCCGATCAGACCTTGCGCCTCTACAATTGAATTGccaattttaaattggaaatgGATTAAGAATAAAGGAAGGGACTAGCATAAAaagggaaaaggatatgggcctccggctcccccactcaccgaatgaaacacagtagcatgctatttcCCGCCGGCCTCCTGTGGGGGTGtcgtacttccccggtgcgagttggcccacataataaataatattgttatcggTTTGACATGTTTCTTCACACGGGATTCACACTCTATACCCACTCTTTACAGAAACCAAACCGTTCGTGGATATGCTGTTCAAAGCGCTCGACAGTCAGGAGTACCTGAAGCCGGTGGAGGGCGTGAAGAGGGAGCCCTCGCCGGCGCCCGAGCAGACCGACCTCGAGGAGACCAGACCCGTTGAGGAGCCGGAGAATCATGGTAGGCACTTGTAGATCACATTCGTGCTTTTAGCTCAGCGCACATAGTATTGCAGTGTTT from Zerene cesonia ecotype Mississippi unplaced genomic scaffold, Zerene_cesonia_1.1 Zces_u001, whole genome shotgun sequence carries:
- the LOC119838129 gene encoding NADH dehydrogenase [ubiquinone] 1 alpha subcomplex assembly factor 3-like, yielding MVLNKLRLVSLAVWRSPVNLNARKFSCTSYVRHKAAYEGDGKTTVRVINMEQDLGLMIDSYGTFGFRLNNGLTVLGPMAIFPRTVLSWQVHNADEITAESLTFFRLLVPKIDLVILGLDSKERQTLNSVFRASREAKLNVEILPTEHACSTFNFLNAEGRSVGAAMIPPKHIELNEDDMLVSKLHYGKLYERSDLL
- the LOC119838201 gene encoding enhancer of rudimentary homolog translates to MSHTILLVQPGSKPETRTYSDYESVNDCMEGVCKIYEEHLKRRNPNTPTITYDISQLFDFIDQLADLSCLVYQKSTNTYAPYNKDWIKEKIYVLLRQAAGQSV